One Bosea sp. 685 DNA segment encodes these proteins:
- the coaD gene encoding pantetheine-phosphate adenylyltransferase — protein sequence MSRTAFYPGSFDPITNGHADVIAGACRLCDRLVLAIGVHPGKAPIFSADERAALLREVAEPIVAAQGVAIEVVTFDYLAVQAAKDAGATIMIRGLRDATDFDYEMQLAGMNQTMVPDLQTVFLPASANTRYITSTLVRQIASMGGDVSAFVPPPVSARLKVKFPTR from the coding sequence ATGAGCCGCACAGCCTTTTATCCCGGATCCTTCGACCCGATTACCAACGGCCATGCCGATGTCATCGCAGGCGCCTGCCGGCTCTGCGACCGACTCGTCCTGGCCATCGGCGTGCATCCGGGCAAGGCCCCGATCTTTTCGGCGGATGAGCGTGCCGCGCTGCTGCGCGAGGTTGCGGAGCCGATCGTGGCGGCGCAGGGCGTCGCCATCGAGGTCGTGACCTTCGACTATCTCGCCGTCCAGGCCGCCAAGGACGCCGGCGCGACCATCATGATCCGCGGCCTGCGCGACGCCACCGACTTTGACTACGAGATGCAGCTCGCGGGCATGAACCAGACCATGGTGCCCGATTTGCAGACCGTGTTCCTCCCGGCCTCCGCCAACACGCGCTACATCACCTCGACGCTGGTCCGCCAGATCGCGTCGATGGGCGGAGACGTCTCGGCTTTCGTTCCGCCGCCGGTCAGCGCCAGGCTCAAGGTCAAATTCCCGACGCGCTAA
- the dnaE gene encoding DNA polymerase III subunit alpha has protein sequence MSRESGEARILSEVGFVHLHVHSSYSLLEGAMTVSTIAKMAAGDGQPALALTDTNNLFGALEFSEKLAGSGLQPIVGVQLSVEFADEAEGGRKPVQQDIPHIVLLAMTEGGYGNLMKLVSEACLAAGGSGQPISSLERLAAHHDGLIALTGGYGGPLDMALRAGQAPQAKTRLDQLAAIFGDRLYVEIQRHEREGQGAVEAHLLRLAYDADLPIVATNEPFFAKPGDYDAHDALLAVAAGRLVSDGERRRVTPLHQFASRAEMKRRFADLPEALSATVEIAMRCSWRVGLRKPILPRFGAEGSDEAEELEAQARAGLAARLAKHGPASGYSVEDYEKRLDFELSIITRMKFPGYFLIVADFIKWAKDQGIPVGPGRGSGAGSLVAYALTITDVDPLRFGLLFERFLNPDRVSMPDFDIDFCQNRREEVIDYVKRHYGEERVAQIITFGTLLARGVLRDVGRVLEMPYGQVDKLTKLVPQNPAKPISLVDAIAGEPKLQEAAAEEPIVARLLEIGQKLEGLHRHASTHAAGVVIGDRPLEQLVALSVDPRTGMRVTQFNMKWVEQAGLVKFDFLGLKTLTTLETAVKLIAQRGIAVDLASLPFDDPKSYEMLARGEVVGVFQVESAGMRRALVDMKADRIEDLIALVALYRPGPMDNIPSYCRRKLGQESPTYLHPKMEPILAETHGIIVYQEQVMQVAQALSGYSLGEADLLRRAMGKKIKAEMDAQRDRFVRGAVEGGMTKDIASEIFDLLAKFADYGFNKSHAAAYAVVAFQTAYLKANYPVEFLAASMTLDMGNTDKLNEFRRDAERLEIKVLPPAINRSGVEFDVADGSIHYALGAIKGVGRLAVESVVVARRAGGDFKDLADFARRIDTKLVNRRTIEALIAAGALDALEPERARAMAAIDGMLALSNRTRDEAAAGQSDFFGGGTVQEAFRIPPVEPWSPAERLRREHDAVGFFLSGHPLDDYEHVLKRLRVQRYADFAQTVRANGTSVAKVAVSVIDKSERRTKSGSKMGIVNLSDPSGQFEAILFSEGLQRYRDLLEPGRALVLRLSAVLDGEEVRPRIEDVEVLDDLAARQKQDLLVYLRDDKALASIAERVRPRSDGIRAEGKIALVMILNDGAQEVEIELPGRYPVNQQIANAVRAAPGVVSVELR, from the coding sequence ATGAGTCGAGAATCCGGCGAGGCGCGTATTCTGTCGGAGGTCGGCTTCGTCCATCTTCATGTCCATTCGAGCTATTCGCTGCTCGAAGGCGCGATGACCGTCTCGACCATCGCCAAGATGGCTGCCGGGGACGGGCAGCCTGCCCTGGCGCTGACCGACACCAACAACCTGTTCGGCGCGCTCGAATTCTCGGAGAAGCTGGCGGGCTCCGGCTTGCAGCCGATCGTGGGCGTGCAGCTCTCGGTTGAGTTCGCGGATGAAGCCGAGGGCGGCCGCAAGCCCGTGCAGCAGGACATACCGCACATTGTCCTGCTCGCCATGACGGAAGGCGGCTACGGCAACCTGATGAAGCTCGTCTCCGAGGCCTGCCTGGCGGCCGGCGGCTCGGGGCAGCCGATCTCGTCGCTGGAGCGCCTGGCGGCGCATCATGACGGGCTGATCGCCCTGACGGGCGGTTATGGCGGTCCGCTCGACATGGCGCTGCGGGCCGGGCAGGCGCCGCAGGCGAAAACGCGGCTCGACCAACTCGCCGCCATTTTCGGCGACCGGCTCTATGTCGAGATCCAGCGCCATGAGCGCGAGGGGCAGGGCGCGGTCGAGGCGCATCTGCTGCGGCTCGCCTATGATGCCGACCTGCCGATCGTCGCCACCAACGAGCCTTTCTTCGCAAAGCCTGGCGATTACGACGCCCATGACGCGCTGCTGGCGGTCGCCGCCGGGCGCCTGGTTTCCGATGGCGAGCGGCGCCGCGTCACGCCGCTGCATCAGTTCGCCAGTCGCGCCGAGATGAAGCGGCGCTTCGCCGACCTGCCGGAGGCCTTGAGCGCGACGGTGGAGATCGCGATGCGCTGCTCCTGGCGCGTCGGCCTGCGCAAGCCAATCCTGCCACGCTTCGGCGCGGAAGGGAGCGACGAGGCGGAGGAGCTGGAAGCACAGGCGCGCGCCGGCCTTGCCGCGCGGCTCGCCAAGCACGGCCCGGCTTCCGGCTATAGCGTCGAGGACTATGAGAAGCGGCTCGATTTCGAGCTCTCCATCATCACCCGAATGAAGTTCCCGGGCTACTTTCTGATCGTTGCCGACTTCATCAAATGGGCCAAGGACCAGGGCATTCCGGTCGGGCCCGGCCGTGGTTCGGGCGCAGGCTCGCTCGTCGCCTATGCGCTGACCATCACCGACGTCGATCCGCTGCGCTTCGGCCTGCTGTTCGAGCGATTTCTCAATCCAGACCGCGTCTCGATGCCGGACTTCGACATCGACTTCTGCCAGAACCGCCGAGAAGAGGTGATCGACTACGTCAAACGCCATTATGGCGAGGAACGCGTCGCCCAGATCATCACTTTCGGTACGCTGCTGGCGCGCGGCGTGCTGCGCGACGTCGGCCGCGTTCTGGAAATGCCCTATGGCCAGGTCGACAAGCTGACCAAGCTCGTGCCGCAGAATCCGGCGAAGCCGATTTCGCTGGTCGATGCGATTGCCGGCGAGCCCAAGCTGCAGGAGGCGGCTGCAGAGGAGCCGATCGTCGCGCGCCTGCTCGAGATCGGCCAGAAGCTCGAAGGCCTGCACCGCCATGCCTCGACCCATGCGGCCGGCGTCGTCATCGGCGACCGCCCGCTCGAACAGCTCGTCGCGCTCTCGGTCGATCCGCGCACCGGCATGCGCGTCACCCAGTTCAACATGAAATGGGTCGAGCAGGCCGGGCTGGTGAAGTTCGACTTCCTCGGCCTCAAGACGCTGACCACCCTGGAGACGGCGGTGAAGCTCATCGCCCAGCGCGGCATCGCGGTCGACCTCGCGAGCCTGCCTTTCGACGACCCCAAGAGCTACGAGATGCTGGCGCGCGGCGAGGTGGTCGGCGTGTTCCAGGTGGAAAGCGCCGGCATGCGTCGTGCGCTCGTCGACATGAAAGCCGACCGGATCGAGGATCTGATCGCGCTGGTGGCGCTCTACCGGCCGGGCCCGATGGATAACATCCCGAGCTATTGCCGCCGCAAGCTCGGTCAGGAAAGCCCGACCTATCTGCACCCCAAGATGGAGCCGATCCTCGCCGAAACGCACGGCATCATCGTCTACCAGGAGCAGGTGATGCAGGTGGCCCAGGCGCTCTCGGGCTATTCGCTCGGTGAGGCAGATCTGCTGCGCCGCGCCATGGGCAAGAAGATCAAGGCCGAGATGGACGCCCAGCGTGACCGTTTCGTGCGCGGCGCCGTCGAGGGCGGCATGACCAAGGATATTGCTTCCGAGATCTTCGATCTTCTGGCGAAATTCGCCGATTACGGCTTCAACAAGAGCCATGCTGCCGCTTATGCCGTGGTGGCCTTCCAGACCGCCTACCTCAAGGCGAATTATCCGGTCGAATTCCTTGCGGCCTCGATGACGCTCGATATGGGCAACACCGACAAGCTCAACGAATTCCGCCGCGACGCCGAGCGCCTCGAGATCAAGGTTCTGCCGCCCGCGATCAACCGTTCCGGCGTCGAGTTCGATGTCGCCGATGGCTCGATCCACTATGCGCTCGGCGCGATCAAGGGCGTCGGGCGGCTTGCGGTCGAATCCGTCGTCGTCGCGCGCCGCGCCGGCGGCGATTTCAAGGATCTCGCTGACTTCGCCCGGCGGATCGATACCAAACTGGTCAACCGCCGCACCATCGAGGCGTTGATTGCGGCCGGCGCGCTGGATGCGCTGGAGCCGGAACGCGCCCGGGCCATGGCGGCGATCGACGGCATGCTGGCACTTTCCAACCGCACGCGCGACGAGGCGGCGGCGGGACAATCCGATTTCTTCGGCGGCGGCACGGTCCAGGAGGCTTTCCGCATTCCGCCCGTCGAGCCCTGGTCACCGGCCGAACGGCTCAGGCGCGAGCATGACGCGGTCGGCTTCTTCCTCTCCGGCCATCCGCTCGACGATTACGAGCATGTGCTCAAGCGCCTGCGCGTGCAGCGCTATGCCGATTTCGCCCAGACCGTGCGCGCCAACGGCACTTCGGTGGCCAAGGTCGCCGTTTCCGTGATCGACAAATCGGAGCGGCGGACGAAATCCGGCTCGAAGATGGGCATCGTCAACCTCTCCGATCCGAGCGGCCAGTTCGAGGCGATTCTGTTCTCGGAGGGGCTGCAGCGCTACCGGGACCTGCTGGAGCCGGGCAGGGCGCTGGTCCTGCGCCTTTCGGCCGTGCTCGACGGCGAAGAGGTTCGACCCCGCATTGAGGATGTCGAGGTGCTGGACGATCTCGCCGCGCGTCAGAAGCAGGATCTGCTGGTCTATCTGCGCGACGACAAGGCGCTGGCCTCGATCGCCGAGCGCGTCCGTCCGCGCAGCGACGGCATCAGGGCCGAGGGCAAGATCGCGCTGGTGATGATCCTGAACGACGGCGCGCAGGAGGTCGAGATCGAATTGCCGGGGCGCTATCCGGTCAACCAGCAGATCGCCAATGCGGTGCGCGCCGCGCCCGGCGTGGTCAGCGTCGAGTTGCGCTGA
- a CDS encoding ABC transporter ATP-binding protein has protein sequence MQRETPALFLSQVERFYPQTDAPLEILRKADFALWPGELVALVAPSGTGKSTLLHVAGLLEKPDAGEVFVGGMATAKLDDKGRTRLRRTEIGFVYQFHHLLPEFSALENVVLPQRIRGLPKQLAEERAAELLTFLGLGARLDHLPGELSGGEQQRVAIGRAMANTPRLLLADEPTGNLDPHTSLHVFSTLVALARASGLAALIATHNLDLARRMDRQVTIRDGLVVPL, from the coding sequence ATGCAACGCGAAACACCTGCGCTCTTCCTCTCCCAGGTCGAGCGCTTCTATCCCCAGACCGACGCTCCGCTCGAAATCCTGCGTAAGGCGGATTTCGCGCTGTGGCCGGGCGAGCTCGTCGCGCTCGTCGCGCCGAGCGGCACGGGCAAGTCGACCTTGCTCCATGTCGCGGGCCTGCTCGAAAAGCCGGATGCCGGCGAGGTCTTCGTTGGCGGCATGGCGACCGCCAAGCTCGACGACAAGGGCCGCACCCGGCTGCGGCGCACCGAGATCGGCTTCGTCTACCAGTTCCATCATCTGCTGCCGGAATTCAGCGCGCTGGAGAATGTCGTCCTGCCGCAGCGCATCCGCGGACTGCCGAAGCAATTGGCGGAGGAGCGGGCCGCCGAACTCCTGACCTTCCTCGGCCTGGGCGCGCGCCTCGACCATCTGCCTGGCGAACTCTCCGGCGGCGAACAGCAGCGCGTCGCGATCGGGCGCGCCATGGCCAATACGCCGCGCCTGCTGCTGGCCGACGAGCCGACCGGCAATCTCGACCCGCATACCTCGCTGCATGTCTTCAGCACGCTCGTGGCCCTGGCGCGCGCCTCGGGGCTGGCGGCGCTGATCGCGACCCATAATCTCGATCTCGCCCGGCGCATGGACCGGCAGGTCACGATCCGCGACGGGCTGGTCGTGCCGCTGTAG
- a CDS encoding methyl-accepting chemotaxis protein, producing MLGLACLAALAVGGSAYFAVQQWTREAVRERLDILAESHAKAIERRWLQIRSELSVQARSAYTVTMLDEIGKWMELGAYDRSAILSYYQGDGSLSSSERAARTGQDHKHGYSWRHVAIHETYSAILKQFGYADIYLVSAKGRVVYSVTKGPEFGRLISEPDLARSGLGTVFEAASKRPIGEQSVIDFAPYDPVGGESRAFLAQRFSDADAGASEPAGTLIFAINTSLIDEVLAASASASRHTEAHVVGADGFMRSNPAARQAGTAPVETLDPRRLAASGGAMLKMTSRDGAPLVVTGRSMTVDGWPWLLWLTEPESSAFAVIDKLKGAIVVASLSVLGPVLLVALLLGLSVAQPIAGLAEALAGAAAGRTNLRIPGAQRRDEIGAIAASVQSIRETMVRDEQARLQEREERDSDTQRQRAALLSDLASDLERSVLGVTSAVSNAAEALSVTANELSAGARETQANAGTVHEAASRAIFSMSSIEEAARDLRLAIDRLDGDVQSSDRSARSARDYADEMGAIVDSLATGAARVSDVTGLISGIAAQTNLLALNATIEAARAGDAGRGFAVVASEVKGLSAQTARAIEDISRQIATMNQATGETVDAIAGIRGMIADLSDAVRRTAGTMRQQHGVTHAIVSDVSAATHEFSRIGDATSLVSNASQQTSEAAAAVLRASSELSGLAGSLKARIDQFITQVRAA from the coding sequence ATGCTCGGCCTGGCATGCCTCGCTGCGCTCGCGGTGGGAGGGTCGGCCTATTTTGCCGTTCAGCAATGGACCCGCGAAGCGGTGCGCGAGCGCCTTGATATTCTCGCCGAAAGCCATGCCAAGGCGATCGAGCGGCGCTGGCTGCAGATCCGCTCCGAGCTCTCGGTGCAGGCGCGCAGTGCCTATACGGTCACGATGCTGGACGAGATCGGCAAATGGATGGAGTTGGGCGCTTATGACCGGAGCGCCATTCTGTCCTATTATCAAGGGGATGGTTCGCTATCTTCATCCGAGCGCGCGGCGCGGACCGGCCAGGATCACAAGCATGGTTATTCCTGGCGCCATGTTGCGATCCACGAGACCTACTCCGCGATCCTGAAGCAGTTCGGCTATGCCGACATCTACCTCGTCTCCGCCAAGGGCCGCGTCGTCTACAGCGTGACCAAGGGGCCCGAATTCGGGCGCCTGATCAGCGAGCCCGACCTTGCCCGATCAGGACTTGGCACGGTCTTCGAGGCCGCGAGCAAGCGGCCCATCGGCGAGCAGTCTGTCATCGATTTCGCGCCCTACGACCCGGTCGGCGGCGAATCGCGCGCCTTCCTGGCGCAGCGTTTCTCTGACGCCGATGCCGGGGCTTCCGAGCCGGCCGGCACGCTCATCTTCGCGATCAACACCTCGCTGATCGATGAGGTTTTGGCGGCGAGCGCCAGCGCCTCGCGCCATACGGAGGCTCATGTCGTCGGCGCGGACGGCTTCATGCGCTCGAACCCCGCTGCGCGACAGGCTGGCACGGCGCCCGTCGAGACGCTCGATCCGCGTCGGCTCGCCGCCTCGGGCGGCGCCATGCTCAAGATGACGAGCCGCGACGGCGCGCCGCTGGTCGTGACCGGACGCAGCATGACGGTCGATGGCTGGCCCTGGCTGCTCTGGCTGACCGAGCCGGAGAGTTCGGCCTTTGCCGTCATCGACAAGCTCAAGGGAGCGATCGTGGTGGCCAGCCTCAGCGTGCTCGGCCCCGTGCTGCTGGTGGCACTGCTGCTTGGCCTCTCGGTGGCGCAGCCGATCGCCGGGCTCGCCGAGGCGCTTGCGGGGGCCGCGGCTGGACGCACCAATCTGCGCATCCCTGGCGCGCAGCGACGCGACGAGATCGGCGCGATCGCGGCGTCCGTCCAGAGCATCCGCGAAACCATGGTGCGCGACGAGCAGGCCCGCCTGCAGGAACGCGAGGAGCGCGATAGCGACACACAGCGGCAGCGCGCCGCCTTGCTCAGCGATCTCGCATCCGATCTGGAGCGCTCCGTGCTGGGCGTCACGAGCGCGGTCTCCAACGCCGCCGAGGCTCTCAGCGTGACGGCGAACGAATTGTCGGCGGGAGCGCGCGAGACGCAGGCCAATGCCGGTACGGTCCATGAGGCGGCCTCGCGGGCGATCTTCAGCATGAGCTCGATCGAGGAGGCGGCGCGGGATCTGCGTCTGGCGATCGATCGGCTTGACGGCGACGTTCAGTCCTCCGACCGCTCGGCACGGTCGGCGCGGGATTATGCGGACGAGATGGGAGCGATTGTGGATTCGCTGGCGACAGGAGCCGCGCGCGTCTCCGACGTCACCGGCCTGATCTCCGGCATTGCCGCGCAGACCAATCTGCTTGCGCTCAACGCCACGATCGAGGCCGCCCGCGCCGGAGACGCCGGTCGCGGCTTCGCCGTCGTCGCCTCCGAGGTGAAGGGGCTGTCGGCTCAGACCGCGCGCGCCATTGAGGACATTTCGCGCCAGATCGCGACGATGAACCAGGCTACGGGCGAGACCGTCGATGCCATCGCCGGCATTCGCGGCATGATCGCCGATCTGAGCGACGCGGTCCGCCGCACCGCGGGAACGATGCGCCAGCAGCATGGCGTGACCCATGCCATCGTCTCCGATGTCAGCGCCGCGACCCATGAGTTCAGCCGAATCGGCGACGCCACCAGCCTGGTCTCGAACGCCTCGCAGCAGACTTCGGAGGCTGCGGCTGCTGTTTTGCGGGCATCGAGCGAATTGAGCGGGCTTGCGGGTTCGCTGAAGGCACGGATTGATCAGTTCATCACCCAGGTCCGTGCGGCGTGA
- a CDS encoding lipoprotein-releasing ABC transporter permease subunit produces MATQAMPAETADAGARTQPTGTRPFAGFEWLLAGRYLRTRRREGFVSVIAGFSFLGILLGVATLIIVMSVMNGFRKELLEKIVGVNGHIFATPIDRPLDDYMAVAERLRKVPGIKLAIPLVEGQALASSQYANGGVLVRGISEADLKSIPFVGGNIRRGTLDGFDTAGGVAIGKRLADSLSLQPGDSITIVTPRGASTPFGTAPRIKAYPVQAVFEIGMTEFDSSFVFMPLTEAQAYFNRDGDVNVIEIFVDNPDKTQAVRDAIEADAPRPLVLSDWRQRNRTFFSALEVERNVMFIILALIVLVAALNIVSGLIMLVKDKTSDIAIMRTMGATRGTVLRVFLITGAAIGVFGTLAGLGLGIVFARNIKSITAALNWLTGANLWDPTVRFLSDIPSVIDWSEVTSVVVMALVLSLLATLYPAWKAARLDPVQALRMG; encoded by the coding sequence ATGGCGACGCAGGCGATGCCGGCCGAGACGGCCGATGCGGGCGCGCGCACTCAGCCCACCGGAACCCGCCCCTTCGCCGGTTTCGAATGGCTGCTGGCCGGGCGCTATCTGCGCACGCGTCGACGCGAGGGCTTCGTTTCAGTCATTGCCGGCTTCTCTTTCCTCGGCATCCTGCTCGGCGTCGCCACGCTGATCATCGTGATGTCGGTGATGAACGGCTTCCGCAAGGAGCTGCTGGAGAAGATCGTCGGCGTGAACGGCCACATCTTCGCGACCCCGATCGACCGCCCGCTCGACGACTACATGGCGGTGGCGGAGCGGCTTCGGAAGGTGCCGGGCATCAAGCTCGCCATCCCGCTGGTCGAGGGGCAGGCGCTGGCGTCTTCGCAATACGCCAATGGCGGCGTGCTGGTGCGCGGCATCAGCGAGGCCGACCTCAAATCGATCCCCTTCGTCGGTGGCAACATCAGGCGCGGCACGCTCGATGGCTTCGACACGGCTGGCGGCGTCGCCATCGGCAAGCGCCTGGCGGATTCGCTGTCGCTGCAACCAGGCGATTCGATCACCATCGTGACGCCGCGCGGGGCCTCCACGCCCTTTGGCACCGCGCCGCGCATCAAGGCCTATCCGGTGCAGGCGGTGTTCGAAATCGGGATGACCGAGTTCGACAGTTCCTTCGTCTTCATGCCGCTGACGGAGGCGCAGGCTTATTTCAACCGCGACGGCGACGTGAACGTTATCGAGATCTTCGTCGACAATCCCGACAAGACCCAGGCCGTGCGCGACGCCATCGAGGCCGATGCGCCGCGACCGCTGGTGCTGTCCGACTGGCGCCAGCGCAACCGGACCTTCTTCAGCGCGCTCGAAGTCGAGCGCAACGTCATGTTCATCATCCTGGCCCTGATCGTGCTCGTTGCGGCGCTCAACATCGTCTCGGGCTTGATCATGCTGGTGAAGGACAAGACATCCGACATCGCGATCATGCGGACGATGGGGGCGACGCGCGGCACGGTCCTGCGCGTCTTCCTGATCACGGGCGCGGCGATCGGCGTCTTCGGGACGTTGGCCGGTCTCGGGCTCGGGATCGTCTTCGCCAGGAATATCAAGTCGATCACTGCGGCGCTGAACTGGCTCACCGGCGCCAATCTCTGGGATCCGACCGTGCGTTTCCTCAGCGACATTCCCTCCGTCATCGACTGGAGCGAGGTCACGAGCGTGGTGGTAATGGCGCTTGTCCTGTCGCTGCTGGCGACGCTCTATCCGGCTTGGAAGGCGGCGCGTCTCGACCCCGTCCAAGCGCTCAGGATGGGTTGA
- a CDS encoding FkbM family methyltransferase: MNQYIARIPMSLAVPEAMHWAIKDVLEGEYEAGYDGVGLDILDIGANVGSFALWATARWPGSLVTSYEPHPGTFAFLKRNTHQRRDIVIVNAALFPGGQKTASFLSRFAGDGESGLASYAGDTFVAGAMVERYEVAVVDPASLPSPDIVKIDIEGGEGDVLDHIDLSKTSLVLLEYQNRKNRIQLEARLKADFDLIDTHEHSWDPLLEQRCYRPDLAGDVYGRMFAARKGVTRMRRTTEG, translated from the coding sequence GTGAATCAGTATATCGCGCGCATTCCGATGAGCCTTGCGGTGCCCGAAGCGATGCATTGGGCCATCAAGGACGTGCTGGAGGGCGAGTACGAGGCGGGCTATGACGGCGTCGGCCTCGATATCCTCGATATCGGTGCGAATGTCGGTTCTTTTGCGCTCTGGGCGACGGCGCGCTGGCCGGGCAGCCTGGTGACCTCCTACGAACCGCATCCCGGTACCTTCGCGTTTCTGAAACGCAATACGCATCAGCGCCGCGACATCGTCATCGTCAACGCGGCTCTGTTTCCGGGCGGACAGAAGACCGCAAGCTTCCTGAGCCGCTTCGCCGGGGACGGCGAATCCGGGTTGGCATCCTATGCCGGCGATACCTTCGTGGCGGGCGCCATGGTCGAGCGCTACGAGGTCGCCGTCGTGGATCCCGCCAGCCTGCCATCACCGGACATCGTGAAAATCGATATCGAGGGCGGCGAGGGCGATGTGCTGGATCATATCGACCTGTCAAAGACTTCGCTGGTGTTGCTGGAGTACCAGAATCGCAAGAACCGGATCCAGCTGGAGGCCCGCCTGAAAGCGGATTTCGACCTGATCGACACCCATGAGCACTCCTGGGATCCCCTGCTCGAACAGCGCTGCTACCGGCCCGATCTGGCGGGCGACGTCTATGGGCGCATGTTTGCTGCCCGTAAGGGCGTGACACGCATGAGGCGTACGACTGAGGGATGA
- the proS gene encoding proline--tRNA ligase: MRLSRYFLPLLRDTPKEAEIVSHRLMLRAGMIRQQSAGIYSWLPLGLRVLDKISRIVREEQNRSGAIEILMPTIQSADLWRESGRYDAYGKEMLRIKDRHDREMLYGPTNEEMVTDIFRSYVKSYKDLPLNLYHIQWKFRDEVRPRFGVMRGREFLMKDAYSFDIDQASARHAYNRMFTAYLRTFARLGLKAIPMRADTGPIGGDLSHEFIVLASTGESQVFCHKDYLDFETPAIDIDFESVDGLQSLVDKWTSLYAATEEMHEAADFDAIPADKQLSARGIEVGHIFYFGTKYSEPMGATVAGPDGTLSPVHMGSYGIGPSRLVAALIEASHDEGGIIWPDEIAPFDVAVLNLKVGDAATDGACEQLYKTLLAKGYDALYDDTDTRPGGKFATADLIGVPWQIIVGPKGLTEGKVEIKRRAGGERELVSLEAALDRFKGKTA, translated from the coding sequence ATGCGCCTCTCCCGCTACTTTCTGCCCCTGCTGCGCGACACGCCCAAAGAAGCCGAGATCGTCTCGCATCGCCTGATGCTGCGCGCCGGGATGATCCGTCAGCAGTCCGCCGGCATCTATTCCTGGCTGCCGCTGGGCCTGCGCGTCCTCGACAAGATCAGCCGCATCGTCCGCGAGGAGCAGAACCGCTCTGGCGCCATCGAGATTCTGATGCCGACGATCCAGTCGGCCGATCTCTGGCGCGAGAGTGGCCGCTACGACGCCTATGGCAAGGAGATGCTGCGCATCAAGGACCGGCACGACCGCGAGATGCTCTACGGCCCGACCAATGAGGAGATGGTCACCGACATCTTCCGGTCCTATGTGAAGTCCTACAAGGACTTGCCGCTCAATCTCTACCACATCCAGTGGAAGTTCCGCGACGAGGTCCGCCCCCGTTTCGGCGTGATGCGCGGGCGCGAATTCCTGATGAAGGATGCCTATTCCTTCGACATCGACCAGGCCAGCGCGCGCCACGCCTATAACCGCATGTTCACGGCCTATCTGCGCACCTTCGCGCGGCTCGGCCTGAAGGCGATCCCGATGCGCGCCGACACCGGCCCGATCGGCGGCGATCTCAGCCACGAATTCATCGTGCTGGCCTCGACCGGCGAGAGTCAGGTCTTCTGCCACAAGGACTATCTCGACTTCGAGACGCCCGCGATCGACATCGATTTCGAGAGCGTGGACGGTCTCCAGAGCCTCGTCGACAAATGGACGAGCCTCTATGCCGCGACAGAAGAGATGCATGAGGCTGCGGATTTTGACGCGATCCCCGCCGACAAGCAGCTTTCGGCGCGCGGCATCGAAGTCGGTCACATCTTCTATTTCGGTACGAAATATTCCGAGCCGATGGGCGCGACCGTGGCCGGGCCGGACGGCACGCTCTCGCCGGTCCATATGGGCTCTTATGGCATCGGCCCGAGCCGGCTGGTCGCCGCCTTGATCGAAGCCAGCCATGACGAGGGCGGCATCATCTGGCCCGATGAAATCGCGCCCTTCGATGTCGCGGTGCTCAACCTCAAGGTCGGCGATGCTGCGACCGACGGCGCCTGCGAGCAGCTCTACAAGACGCTGCTCGCCAAGGGCTATGACGCTCTCTACGACGACACCGATACGCGTCCGGGTGGCAAATTCGCCACTGCCGATCTGATCGGCGTGCCCTGGCAGATCATCGTCGGCCCCAAGGGGCTGACTGAGGGCAAGGTTGAGATCAAGCGCCGCGCCGGTGGCGAGCGCGAACTCGTCTCGCTCGAGGCCGCGCTCGACCGCTTCAAGGGCAAGACCGCGTGA